From the genome of Marinicella rhabdoformis:
ATTCTCTAACAGCATGGTGTCTTGATTGACAGCGGTTAAATAAGCCGGTTCAATGGCAACAAACATGAGAACGAAATCCACAGTTTCTATGCCTTCAAGCTGTTGGTAATTTTTAGCTGACAAGCCGCTGATGTGTTGATTCAAACTTTGTAAATGGCCTTTGAGTGCAGTGTCACGAATTTGGTCATCTTCTGCATTCACATAACGTTCGTAGGCGGTAAGCGAAACTTTGGAGTCAATGATCAGTGTTTTACCATCAGGTAAGTTGACCAAAACATCGGGGCGTTTTTGCTTGCCACTTTCTGTAAAACTCACTTCTGTTTGGTATTCCCTACCCTCTTCAAGCCCTGCCAAATCCAACAGCTTTTTCAAAACCATTTCACCCCAGTTGCCTTGAGTTTTGCTTTCAGACTTCAGCGCATGGGTTAAATCTTCAGCTTTTTTACTTAAAATTTGGTTCATTTGATTGATTCTGTTCAATTCAATTTTAAGCGATTCACTTTGTACTGCATTTTCTTTGTTACTTCTGTTCACCAAGGTACTGAAGTCTTTGAGTTGATCATGTAAAGGTGTGACAAGATTTTTTATGTTTTGTTTATTTACTTCAGTGAACTTATGGGTTTTTTCATCTAGAATTTTTTGTCCCAAGTGGTTGAACTGATCTTTCAATTGCTGCTGTGCTTGTTCGATAAAGTTTTGTTGCGCCTTTAGCCTTTCTTGGCCTTGCTCTTGTGCAGACTGCAATGCCGTATTATTTTTTTCTAATTCCATGATGCGCACCCGCATCTCGGGAATCTCGTCTGCCAACTGCTTTTGTGCTTCGAACTGGGTTTTGAATTGTGTGCTTAAATTTGTTAACTTGTTTTCTCGATGTTGAAGCACTTCATTTTTTTTATTCAATGCCTCAATCGTTTCATTTTTTGAAGAGAGTTTAGATTCAACTTGCTCCAAAGCACTTTTAAACTGTTCTTGTTGATGTAAAAACAGTAATTCATGCTTACTTCTTTGTAACCTGTAGACAATAAAACTGCCGATCATCAGCCCTAAAATGCCTGAAACAAGCAAACTTTCCAAGGTGTAAATTTGTATGACGCTGAGTAAATTTTCCATTCGAATATGCTATCATTTCACCCAAATGAACACAAAGGTATTCCTACATGAGAGTTTTTAAATATTTGTTTTTCGCACTGCTGTTTTTATTGTTGGCTTTTTTCGCCTACGGTTTCTTTGTTTTAGAAGACAAAGTTCAAGTTAAACGCAGCATTGAAATCAACCGTCCAGCAAAAATGGTCTTTAAGGCCGTCAATTCAATGCATCATTTTAACCAATGGTCACCGTGGTCCGAACTTGATCCTGATGCCACCTATCAGTATACTGGCCCAGAAACTGGTGTGGGTTCAAAGATGGCATGGCAAGGTAACCAAGAAGTTGGTACCGGTACCCAAGAAATCATTGAAAGCACACCCTATGAAAGCATCAAAACTGAATTGTATTTCGATGGGCAAGGAGATGACCCATCATGGTCTTCGATAATCATCACTGAACAAGGTGAAGGTGTAAAAGTCGACTGGGTTTTTGATGCCGATTTCAATGGCAACATCTTGGGCCGTTACTTTGGCATGATGATGGATGACATGCTGGGTCCACAGTATGAAAAGGGCTTGAGCAAACTTAAAACTATGGTTGAATCACAGGTTGTTTATGACTTTTCAGGGTTCAGTATAGAAGACGTAGCCGCACAAACCATTCTTTATGTGTCTTCAAAAGGCAATATGAACGAAGATTTAAGCCCAGTTATTGGTGCCGCTTATGGCCAAGTGATGGCTTTTATGGGTGCCAATAACATTGAACAAGCGGGCAGCCCCTTAACCATCAATCGCAGTTGGGGAGAGGGTATATGGGAATTTGATGCTGGCATTCCCGTCATGATTGACGGTATAGAATCGACCGCTGACAACCCAGTTAAATTGGGCAGCACTTATGCTGGGAAAGCAGTTAAATACGTGCAGGTGGGTCCCTATGATCAAGCTGCCGCCTCCTATGAATTATTGGACGCCTATATGGCAGACCAAGGGCTAGAAAAAAATGGAGACTCTTGGGAAGTATATGCAAACGATCCAGGCAGTGTCACAGAGGCTGAATACCTGACGTACATTTACCAGCCCATCAAATAAAAATTTCATACTATTGATTAAAGGCGCTCTTGTAGCGCCTTTTTTTATGCCTCACTTGACAAATTTACCGTGTTAGGTGTACCATTGGTACAAATGGTACATTAATACAAGAATATAAGCATGAACATTGTCATAAATACAGAAAGCCCAGAGCCTTTATTCGCTCAGCTGGTTGATCAAATCAAGCAAGCTGTCAGTCGCGGGCACATCAAACCCGGTGATCAACTGCCCTCGATCAGGCAGCTTGGCAATGATTTAGAAATCAACAACAAAACCGTAGCCAAAGCTTATGCACTGTTAGAGCGTGATGCAGTGATCGTAGCCAAAGGTTATCGTGGCAGTTTTATTCACCCTGATGCGGTAAAAAATTGTGATATTGATATCAAAGGCATCGCAGAAAATAAATTGGCTGCGGTGGTTCAAGAATTAAAAACTTTAGGTGTTACTGACAGTGAATTGCGTTTGTTATTTGCTGACATCATCAACAAAATTTAAGGAGTAGGTTATGAATCATATAGACATGTTACACATAGCATTTTTAGGGCAAATCATTGTTCTGTCATTGTTGCTACCTTTTTTAGTGGTCAATAAAATCAAACAAACCATCAGCAAACACCCCAAAGACTTGTTTCCTGAGTTGTATCCTGAAACACCTGAGCACATTATCAGACAAAGTCATATATACCTCATACTCTGTGCCATTATAGGCGTTTTAGGCGTGGCGCTTTTGGTCAGAACGCGCCACTTGGGATTGACAGAGTTCCTCAACTGGGACAGCCAATCAGTGATCATGCTTTACTTTTTATTGCAGTATGCTCCTTTTGTTTGGCTGTCTCATGTCAGTAATCAGTTCAGTAAAAAAATGCGACTGCTGAATAAAGCGTACATCAAAACGGCGAGTTTAAAACCGAGAAAAGTTTTTGACTATATCAGCACTTGGCAGTTATTGATGTTGTCTGTGATTTGGTCAGTTTTTGTTGTTGTGGTTGTCTTTGTCAACATGGACCCCTTTGAGGGATTTGCTGGATTAGGAAATTTATTGGTACCCATTTTTGTTAACCTGTTTTATTGGTTTATTTGTCACCGCATCATTCAAAGTAAAAAGTTCAACCCCAGTCAAGACCGTGAGCATTATTTACATACCTTATGTCAAACAATGGTCATCATCAATGCTTTAAGTGGTGTTTATATAACATGGAGCCTGACACAGCATTTGTTGGATTTAAGACCTTACAGCGACGTGTTCCAATCGTATTACCTACAAATCATTGGAATCGTCACATTCACATTACTAACCAAACAAGCCAAGACACCCACTCAGATGGTTTAAAACAGTAAAAACACCGGATTCGCCACTGTTGCTTAGAAAATAAAAGCAGCAGTGGCAACTTTGATTGCATTACAAGGAAAGCGTTCTTATAATTCGGCTCTTTGCTAATTTAAGGAATGTTTCATGTCTGTTTCAGCTTTACCATTTTCTGATCATTATTTGGCAGATGAAGATGCATTGATTAATCAATTGATTGATGCCGCCAATCCCGGTGCACATGTTCGCTTAGAAATTAAAAAACTGGCAGAACAATTAGTCAATAAAGTTCGTGACCAAATTGATGACATGGATGGTGTCGATGCCTTGATGAAAGAGTACGACCTGTCATCAAAAGAAGGTATTTTGTTGATGTGTTTGGCTGAAGCCTTATTACGAATTCCAGACAAAGACACTGCAGACAAACTCATCAAAGATAAAATTGCTGATGCCGATTGGAAGTCACATTTAGGTAATTCTGACTCATTGTTTGTCAATGCCTCAACATGGGGGTTGATGTTAACCGGTAAAATCGTTGATGTCGATGACAGCAAAAAAGGCATGTCGCGTGCTTTAGATAAATTCATCAACAAAACAGGCGAGCCAGTCATTCGCCAAGGCATACACAAAGCCATGCAAATGATGGGCAAGCAGTTTGTTATGGGCAGAACCATCAAAGAAGCCATCAAACGAGCCACTAAAAAGGGATTTAAGCAATACCGTTACTCCTATGACATGCTAGGAGAGGCCGCCTTAACTCAAGCAGATGCAGACAGGTATTATGAGGCTTATATGACCTCCATTGCGAGTATTGCCGATGCCAATAAAAAGAAAAACATTCAAGATGCATCCAGTATTTCGATAAAACTTTCTGCCTTGCATCCACGCTATGAAGTGGCAAATGCCCAACGCGTTCTGGCAGAGTTGGGACCAAAGGTCCTGGCCATTGCTGAGCATGCCAAGTCATTGAATGTTGCAGTCACCATTGATGCTGAAGAAGCAGACAGGCTGGAAATATCCTTGCGTATTTTTGAATCCGTATACCAGCAACTGACTGATTATCAAGGCTTTGGCCTGGTCGTTCAAGCTTATCAAAAACGCGCCTTAAAAGTCATAGAGTGGCTGGCTGAGCTGTCACAAAAACACGGCAGATTGATACCCATTCGATTGGTTAAAGGTGCTTATTGGGATACCGAGGTCAAACGCGCACAAGAACAAGGTTTGTCTGATTACCCGGTATTTACCCGCAAAGTGAATACCGATGTGTCTTATTTGGCTTGTGGTCGATTTTTGTTAGACAACCGCCATTTATTTTACCCTCAATTTGCAACACATAATGCCAACACAGTAGCCGCCATTGCCACACTGGCTGGCGACCAAGGCGGCTATGAATTTCAACGATTACATGGCATGGGACAGGCTTTACACAACCACACCGTAGCCGCAGATGGATTAAATCGACCTTGTCGTATTTATGCACCAGTCGGCTCTCATGAAGATTTGTTACCTTACTTGGTTCGTCGCTTGTTAGAAAACGGTGCCAATACTTCGTTTGTTAATCGCCTGACTGATTTGGAATTGGGTATCGATGAAATCACTCAGGATCCCATTGATAAAGTGCGCAAACATGACAACCATAAGCACCCTCATTTACCACTGCCTGAAGCCATCTTTGGTGAAGATCGTTTGAATTCAAAGGGGGTCAACTTGGGTGACATCAGTACGGTTGAGGGGTTGCAAAAAGAGTTAATGTGTTTGGAATCTGATCAATTCCATGCTGCCAGCTTGATTGCCAATATGCCAAATCAAGATGATGAAGCTGTCAAAGTGATGTCTCCTGCTAATTTACAAAAACAAGTAGGCAGTTACGTCAGAACACGAACCGAAGACTTAGATTTAGCCTGTGCTGAAGCCAAAACAGCTTTTCCTGCTTGGCGCGATGAACGCATGGCAACGCGCGCCCAATGCTTATTCACGTTAGCAGACTTAATGGAAAAAAATAAAGCAGACCTGATTCATTTATTGCGCCATGAAGCAGGTAAGACACTGGCCGACTGTATTTCGGAATTACGCGAAGCCGTTGACTTTTGTCGCTATTATGCGAACCAAGCCAACCAAGAATTTGCAGCTGGTGAGAAAATGCCGGGACCAACAGGAGAAAGTAATTACCTGTACCACCAAGGCAAAGGTACATTTGTATGTATCAGCCCATGGAATTTCCCGCTGGCTATTTTTACAGGTCAAGTTGTTGCCGCTTTGGTCACAGGAAACTGTGTGATTGCCAAACCGGCTGAACAAACTTCATTAATTGGTCATTATGTGGCCGAATTAATACATCAATCTGGTGTTCCTAAAGCGGTGTTCCAGTTGATCATTGGTGAAGGGCGTCGCATTGGCAACCATTTATGTCACAGCCATGACATCGCTGGCGTTGTATTCACAGGTTCTACGGCCACTGCACAGGTCATTAACCGCAACTTGGCCCTGAGAGAAGGGGCTTCAATTGCCACATTAATTGCCGAAACAGGTGGTCAAAATTGCATGATTGCAGATTCTTCATCTTTACCTGAACAACTGGTAAATGACGTGATTAATTCAGCCTTTTTAAGTGCTGGACAACGCTGTTCTGCCTTGCGCGTTTTGTTCATCCAAGAAGATGTGGCTGATAAAGTGATTCACATGTTGAAAGGTGCCATGGAAGAATTGGTCATTGGCCACCCCAAACACTTTTCAACTGACTTGGGTCCGTTGATTGATGAAAAAGCATTGGCTTCTTTAACGCAACACCGTGAACGCATGGCGATAGAAGGTAAGCCCATCAAGGCCTTAGAACTACCGGAAGAACAAGGTTATTATTTCCCGCCCCATGCCGTAGAACTGTCAAGTATTGACCAATTAACCCATGAAATATTTGGCCCTTTCTTACACGTCATCAGGTTTAAGGCCAAAGAATTGGATCAAGTGATTGATGCCATTAACTCGACAGGTTATGGCTTAACCACAGGCATTCATTCACGAATAGATAAGACTATTGAATATGTCGCCAGCCGAATTCAGGCAGGTAACTGCTATATCAACCGCAACATGATTGGTGCAGTTGTGGGCGTTCAGCCTTTTGGTGGCATGGGCTTATCCGGCACCGGCCCTAAAGCAGGCGGGCCTGGGTATTTACGCCAATTCATGACAGAAAGAACCATCACCAATAACATTTCAGCTGTTGGCGGCAATGCTGATTTGTTAGAATTAACTGATGATTGATTGAACCAATAACAAGGAGCTGTGGCCTGAGACTGCATGTATTTAGAATATTTTCATTTAACCCAAGCACCATTTTCGATCACACCTGATCCCGAATTTGTTTACTTGAGTGAAAAACATCAAGAGTCTTTGGCCCACCTTGTTTATGGTGTCACCCGTGGTGGTGGCGCTGGATTTGTCCAACTGACTGGAGAAGTGGGGACGGGTAAAACAACGATCAGTCGTTTGTTTTTACAGAAATTACCGGAGGACACACAAGCCGCGTTGATTTTAAACCCCATCATAACGCCATTGGAGTTACTTGAGAACATATACAAAGAGTTCAAACTCCCACTCAAAGGCGTTGAAGGCCAACTCAATGCGATGATTGATCGGCTCAACCAGCATTTACTTGAATGGTATGAACAGGGCAAAAACACCATTGTCATCATTGATGAAGCACAAAACATTCCTCGGGACACCTTAGAGCAACTGAGACTGTTGACCAACTTAGAAACCAGCCAACAAAAACTATTACAAATAGTATTGATTGGTCAACCCGAGTTAAAAACCACCATGCAACGTCGTGATTTGCGTCAGTTATCACAACGCATCACATCAAGATTTCACTTACAAGCATTGTCTGTTACTGAAACTCAAGCTTATATCGCTCACCGTTTGTCGATAGCAGGTGTAGAGCACCCGCTTTTTTCAGTTGGTTGCTGTCAAAAAATTCACGCATTCACAGGAGGCACTCCGAGGTTAATTAACACCTTATGTGACCGCGCTATGTTGGCTGCATTTGTCGATGAAAGCGATGTGGTCAAAATCAAGCATGTAAAACAAGCAGCAAAAGAAGTGTTAGGCATTGAAACCAAACCTTTAGGGCTCAGCAAAGGCATGCTGGCATCTGTATTGGTAATATTGGCGATCGCATTCTTCCAACTATGGCAGGTTAATGCTGTAGTTCAAGAAAAAGTGTTTGAAGTTCCGGCCGTTTCGAATACGCAGAAAACTAAGGATGTGCATGATGAAGTTGAATTAACTCAAACACCTAACAACAGTCATTCTTGGCAAGCTTATTTAAACTTGTGGCACCCAGATGAACACCTCAACTGGAACCAAAACCAATGCCCTGACAGTGCGGATTCAGGCATGTCATGCTTGCGACGACAAGGCAATTTCAATCAAATAACAAGACTTAACACCCCTGTTCTACTTGAACTTTCAAATCAAAAACTGTTGTTACTCCAAGGATTTAAAGATGGGCATTGGCTAGCCTTAACCTCATCGGGCTTGCAAGCATTCAGTCAAGAAGCGATAGAAAAAAACTGGTTTGGAACCTATTTTGTTTTGTGGCCCCTGGCTGAAGAACTGATTGGTGATACAATGTCAGAAAATATTGCTGCTTGGGTTCAATCTGTTGCTGCAGTGATAGAAAACCGTCCTTTTACCGCGGAACAAAGCCAAGCTTGGGTGGTCGAATTTCAACAAAATAACGGTTTGTTAGCAGACGGTATCGTCGGTAACGAAACACAAATGGCTTTGGCCCTACAAGCCTACCAAGGCCCTAAACTCAAAAAACAATAAACATGTCATCAATTTTAGAAGCATTAAGAAAGTCAGACGACAAAAGAAAACAAAGCCAAGATGGCGGTGTTGATAAAATCCAATTCAGTGAATCACAACAGCCAAAACAATCACGCAAAGGCTTTTATTTACTGGTGCTGTTTTTACTCTTGATAGCTGCAGGCGTTTGGGCTTATCAGGCAGGTTATTTGTCATCACTCAAAAGTTTACTGACAGCTGAAGAATCAGTCACACCACCCCCCCTTCCTCAACCCAGCAAAGCGGTCACCAAGCCAGAAAATCAAATCACCCCAGATTTAAAAAAAGACAACAGTAACACTGAAAAATCGTTACAACCACCAAAACCTAAAAACATCAAAAAGCAAATTGCAGCAGTTAAAAACCAGTCAACTGAACCAACACAAATTGACCTTAAGAAAGAGTCCAAGACCGTCAAAGAGTTAACCAAAAAAATACAGGACAACAAGAAAAAAGGCCGTTTAATTGTGGATGGCACCAAGGCTTCAAAGGTGAACAGCGACAAATCCAATCAAACAGACAAGAAATCCGCCGAAGTAAAAGCCGATTCAAAACAACAGTATTTGCTGATGCATCAATTGCCTTTTGCCATCAGGCAACAAATGCCAAGCATCAAAATCAATGTTCATGTTTTTGACCCCAATCCCGACAACAGACTGGTCATCATCAATGGCATTGGCTTTAACATAGGTGACAGCATAGAAGAAGTGGCAACCATCAAGGACATCACTTCAGAGGGGGTGGTTATTGACCTTTCAGGTACGGTGTTTTTGATACCCAAGTGATCAATTTTTCCAACAAAAAGCGCAAATACATCCCCTATTTGTCATCTCTTGTCGGTTTGGCATTACTTGTTGTGATGATTTTGCTGGTCAGGGCAGAAGACAGTCACAACATATATGCCAATTGGGCCATCAAAACCAAAGACTACTTGACCTTGGTTTCATCCCATCCTTGGGAGTTGAAGCGCCTTTTTTCATCTTTATTTTTACATGGTAATTGGTCACACTGGCTGATTAACTGCTCGGTATTTGTGTTATTGGCATTCTCAATCGAGCGTGTTTTGGGCTGGCAGCGCTTCATGCTGTTGTATTTTGGTGCTGGCATCATCGGCAACATAGCGGCCTGTGTGACCTTGTCCAGTTCGAGCCAAATTCTTTTAGGTGCCAGTGGCGCAGTTTCTGGCTTAATCGGTGCTTGGTTGGTGCTCTTTCCAGGCAGGAATATACGCTTTATTTTCCCCATAGGTTTGTACTTGCAGAAAACATCATTACCTTTAACATTGGTCGTCTTTTTGTGGCTCAGCATCCAAATTGCGCTTCAATTTATGGCCACCAATTTATATAACGTGGCATGGATTAGTCACATCGCAGGATTTACGTCTGGTTTTTTACTGGCGCGGTTTGTAAAATAAGCCAATGAGTAAATCACACATCTTAATCATTGATGACGAACCAGACATTCGAAGTCTGATTTCTGACATTTTGTCAGACGAAGGTTATCAAGTCAGCACGGCTGAAAATGGTGCAACCGCACAACAACAGCTCAGTGAGTTCACACCTGATCTTGTTTTATTAGACATTTGGATGCCCGATGTAGATGGCATTTCCTTGTTGAAAGGCTGGCATGATGCAGGAAGCTTACAGTTTCCAGTGGTCATGATGTCTGGACATGGCACCATAGAAACAGCCATAGAAGCCACAAAAATGGGCGCTAAAGATTTTGTTGAAAAACCCATATCATTGGCCAAACTGTTACAAACAATTGAACAAACACTGAGCAGTTATGCCAAAGACCTAAGCATAAAAGCAGACAACCCTTGGCAGTTTTATGAGCCCATTGGTAATTCAGAACACAGTAAACAGCTTCGCAGCCACATAGACAAACTTGCCAAAAACAACAATAACACGGTCTTTGTTGGCGACAGTGGTACAGGCAAATTAACTTTGGCCATGTTGCTTCACAGCAGACGAAATGCAAACCAACAGGCAGCTGCTGTGATTGATGCCTTACAGCTCAAAGCAGAAGATGCGGAAGCACAACTGATACAAATGGGAAACCAATTGTTATCGCTCAACCAAAATGTTTCTTTAATCATCAGCAACATCGATTGTTTAACACAGGAATTACAACAACAGCTGTTGGCTTGTGTGAAACAATGGTCCTCACCCGAGTTGGCACTGTTAACAACCACACAACAAGACATCAAAGCGCTGGTTAACAGCGGTGAGTTTTCACGTGAGTTGTATGATCATTTAGCAGAAATCACCATCGTGGTGTCCTCCCTTTCGGAACGCAGTGATGATGTACCTGAGTTGTTGAACTTTTATGTCAACCACCTGCCCGACCATGAACAAACGCCCTACAGAAAAATGTCCTTTGCCGCGCAAAATCATTTACGTAATTACACTTGGCCAGGCAACATCCGTGAATTAAAAAATTTAGTCCGACAATTACAATTGCTTGGCGGTGAAGGTGATATTGAGCTTGATGAAGTCACTGACTTATTAGAGGCTGAGCACGCACAACAGCATGCCCACGGTAACACATGGTATGATTTAGACTTACGTGAAGCCAGAGAAGCTTTCGAGCGCGATTATTTGATGCACCATTTAGAAAAAGTAGAAGGAAAAGTGGGGGATTTGGCTAAGATTGTTGGTATGGAACGTACACATTTGTACCGCAAACTCAGGGCACTTGACATCAATCCCAAAGCGGCGACCCAGTCATGAAAATCATCATACTCGGTGCTGGCCAAGTTGGTTCTTCAATTGCAGCCCATTTGTCACGAGAGAATAATGACGTCACAGTGGTTGATACCAACATTGAAAAACTCAATGAAATGCAGAATCAATTAGACATCCGAACTGTACACGGTTATGCCTCACACCCTTCTGTATTAATCAGGGCTGGTGCCAGTGACGCTGACATGGTGGTGGCTTTAACCAACTCAGATGAAGTCAATATGGTAGCCTGCCAAGTTTGCTACTCTTTGTTTCATACCCCTACAAAAATTGCCCGAATCAGAGAAGCCGAATACGCCACACACCCTGAAATGTTTGAACACGAACACGTACCCATTGACTTTCACATTTCACCTGAGCAAATGGTTACACGGCATATTTATGGCATGATTGAATATGCTGGGGCCAAACAAGTCATGGATTTTGCTGGTGGCAAAGCCCAATTGGTCACCGTCGAAGTTGAAGCAGGCGGCCCTTTGGATGGTCAACAGCTGCGAGAATTCAATCACGTCCTCCCAGAAAATGTTGGCGCCCGTGTGGCTGCCATCTTTAGGGGTGATAAATCAGTATTTCCTGAAGGGGAAACAGTGTTGAAAACTGGTGATTTGGTGTTTGTGTTGGCTGCCAAAAAACACATCAAAAAAATCATGGAGCTATGGCACCAAGGAGAGAAGCCTGCCAACAAAATCATCATTGCCGGTGGTGGTAACATTGGTTTTAATTTGGCAAAAGCCTTAG
Proteins encoded in this window:
- the rmuC gene encoding DNA recombination protein RmuC, which codes for MENLLSVIQIYTLESLLVSGILGLMIGSFIVYRLQRSKHELLFLHQQEQFKSALEQVESKLSSKNETIEALNKKNEVLQHRENKLTNLSTQFKTQFEAQKQLADEIPEMRVRIMELEKNNTALQSAQEQGQERLKAQQNFIEQAQQQLKDQFNHLGQKILDEKTHKFTEVNKQNIKNLVTPLHDQLKDFSTLVNRSNKENAVQSESLKIELNRINQMNQILSKKAEDLTHALKSESKTQGNWGEMVLKKLLDLAGLEEGREYQTEVSFTESGKQKRPDVLVNLPDGKTLIIDSKVSLTAYERYVNAEDDQIRDTALKGHLQSLNQHISGLSAKNYQQLEGIETVDFVLMFVAIEPAYLTAVNQDTMLLENAYHKNVLLVSASNLLATLRTVSLLWQNDKQNKNARDIASRAGKLIDKFSGFYEDFNKIRGQLDSMERTWETADKKLRTGSGNLYRQMEQLADLGAKNTKKLSSE
- a CDS encoding ExeA family protein, translated to MYLEYFHLTQAPFSITPDPEFVYLSEKHQESLAHLVYGVTRGGGAGFVQLTGEVGTGKTTISRLFLQKLPEDTQAALILNPIITPLELLENIYKEFKLPLKGVEGQLNAMIDRLNQHLLEWYEQGKNTIVIIDEAQNIPRDTLEQLRLLTNLETSQQKLLQIVLIGQPELKTTMQRRDLRQLSQRITSRFHLQALSVTETQAYIAHRLSIAGVEHPLFSVGCCQKIHAFTGGTPRLINTLCDRAMLAAFVDESDVVKIKHVKQAAKEVLGIETKPLGLSKGMLASVLVILAIAFFQLWQVNAVVQEKVFEVPAVSNTQKTKDVHDEVELTQTPNNSHSWQAYLNLWHPDEHLNWNQNQCPDSADSGMSCLRRQGNFNQITRLNTPVLLELSNQKLLLLQGFKDGHWLALTSSGLQAFSQEAIEKNWFGTYFVLWPLAEELIGDTMSENIAAWVQSVAAVIENRPFTAEQSQAWVVEFQQNNGLLADGIVGNETQMALALQAYQGPKLKKQ
- a CDS encoding SRPBCC family protein; its protein translation is MRVFKYLFFALLFLLLAFFAYGFFVLEDKVQVKRSIEINRPAKMVFKAVNSMHHFNQWSPWSELDPDATYQYTGPETGVGSKMAWQGNQEVGTGTQEIIESTPYESIKTELYFDGQGDDPSWSSIIITEQGEGVKVDWVFDADFNGNILGRYFGMMMDDMLGPQYEKGLSKLKTMVESQVVYDFSGFSIEDVAAQTILYVSSKGNMNEDLSPVIGAAYGQVMAFMGANNIEQAGSPLTINRSWGEGIWEFDAGIPVMIDGIESTADNPVKLGSTYAGKAVKYVQVGPYDQAAASYELLDAYMADQGLEKNGDSWEVYANDPGSVTEAEYLTYIYQPIK
- the putA gene encoding bifunctional proline dehydrogenase/L-glutamate gamma-semialdehyde dehydrogenase PutA, which encodes MSVSALPFSDHYLADEDALINQLIDAANPGAHVRLEIKKLAEQLVNKVRDQIDDMDGVDALMKEYDLSSKEGILLMCLAEALLRIPDKDTADKLIKDKIADADWKSHLGNSDSLFVNASTWGLMLTGKIVDVDDSKKGMSRALDKFINKTGEPVIRQGIHKAMQMMGKQFVMGRTIKEAIKRATKKGFKQYRYSYDMLGEAALTQADADRYYEAYMTSIASIADANKKKNIQDASSISIKLSALHPRYEVANAQRVLAELGPKVLAIAEHAKSLNVAVTIDAEEADRLEISLRIFESVYQQLTDYQGFGLVVQAYQKRALKVIEWLAELSQKHGRLIPIRLVKGAYWDTEVKRAQEQGLSDYPVFTRKVNTDVSYLACGRFLLDNRHLFYPQFATHNANTVAAIATLAGDQGGYEFQRLHGMGQALHNHTVAADGLNRPCRIYAPVGSHEDLLPYLVRRLLENGANTSFVNRLTDLELGIDEITQDPIDKVRKHDNHKHPHLPLPEAIFGEDRLNSKGVNLGDISTVEGLQKELMCLESDQFHAASLIANMPNQDDEAVKVMSPANLQKQVGSYVRTRTEDLDLACAEAKTAFPAWRDERMATRAQCLFTLADLMEKNKADLIHLLRHEAGKTLADCISELREAVDFCRYYANQANQEFAAGEKMPGPTGESNYLYHQGKGTFVCISPWNFPLAIFTGQVVAALVTGNCVIAKPAEQTSLIGHYVAELIHQSGVPKAVFQLIIGEGRRIGNHLCHSHDIAGVVFTGSTATAQVINRNLALREGASIATLIAETGGQNCMIADSSSLPEQLVNDVINSAFLSAGQRCSALRVLFIQEDVADKVIHMLKGAMEELVIGHPKHFSTDLGPLIDEKALASLTQHRERMAIEGKPIKALELPEEQGYYFPPHAVELSSIDQLTHEIFGPFLHVIRFKAKELDQVIDAINSTGYGLTTGIHSRIDKTIEYVASRIQAGNCYINRNMIGAVVGVQPFGGMGLSGTGPKAGGPGYLRQFMTERTITNNISAVGGNADLLELTDD
- a CDS encoding rhomboid family intramembrane serine protease translates to MINFSNKKRKYIPYLSSLVGLALLVVMILLVRAEDSHNIYANWAIKTKDYLTLVSSHPWELKRLFSSLFLHGNWSHWLINCSVFVLLAFSIERVLGWQRFMLLYFGAGIIGNIAACVTLSSSSQILLGASGAVSGLIGAWLVLFPGRNIRFIFPIGLYLQKTSLPLTLVVFLWLSIQIALQFMATNLYNVAWISHIAGFTSGFLLARFVK
- a CDS encoding GntR family transcriptional regulator; protein product: MNIVINTESPEPLFAQLVDQIKQAVSRGHIKPGDQLPSIRQLGNDLEINNKTVAKAYALLERDAVIVAKGYRGSFIHPDAVKNCDIDIKGIAENKLAAVVQELKTLGVTDSELRLLFADIINKI
- a CDS encoding sigma-54-dependent transcriptional regulator; this encodes MSKSHILIIDDEPDIRSLISDILSDEGYQVSTAENGATAQQQLSEFTPDLVLLDIWMPDVDGISLLKGWHDAGSLQFPVVMMSGHGTIETAIEATKMGAKDFVEKPISLAKLLQTIEQTLSSYAKDLSIKADNPWQFYEPIGNSEHSKQLRSHIDKLAKNNNNTVFVGDSGTGKLTLAMLLHSRRNANQQAAAVIDALQLKAEDAEAQLIQMGNQLLSLNQNVSLIISNIDCLTQELQQQLLACVKQWSSPELALLTTTQQDIKALVNSGEFSRELYDHLAEITIVVSSLSERSDDVPELLNFYVNHLPDHEQTPYRKMSFAAQNHLRNYTWPGNIRELKNLVRQLQLLGGEGDIELDEVTDLLEAEHAQQHAHGNTWYDLDLREAREAFERDYLMHHLEKVEGKVGDLAKIVGMERTHLYRKLRALDINPKAATQS
- a CDS encoding general secretion pathway protein GspB; this translates as MSSILEALRKSDDKRKQSQDGGVDKIQFSESQQPKQSRKGFYLLVLFLLLIAAGVWAYQAGYLSSLKSLLTAEESVTPPPLPQPSKAVTKPENQITPDLKKDNSNTEKSLQPPKPKNIKKQIAAVKNQSTEPTQIDLKKESKTVKELTKKIQDNKKKGRLIVDGTKASKVNSDKSNQTDKKSAEVKADSKQQYLLMHQLPFAIRQQMPSIKINVHVFDPNPDNRLVIINGIGFNIGDSIEEVATIKDITSEGVVIDLSGTVFLIPK